A region from the Campylobacter blaseri genome encodes:
- a CDS encoding ClbS/DfsB family four-helix bundle protein, whose translation MPRAKTKDDLIKDSKANFEKLWKFIDSMSEKELKNEFNFLDDKKKKEAHWKRDKNLRDILVHLYEWHRLTILWIYSNQQGVQTEFLPKPYTWKTYGVMNEEFFKKHQKTSLNEAKDMLKKSHEEIMEIISKFSNEELFSKNVFVWTKTTTLGSYLISSSSSHYEWALKKLKAHRKKVEKL comes from the coding sequence ATGCCAAGAGCAAAAACAAAAGATGATTTAATCAAAGATTCTAAAGCAAATTTTGAAAAACTTTGGAAATTCATAGATAGTATGAGTGAAAAAGAGCTAAAAAATGAGTTTAATTTTTTAGATGATAAAAAGAAAAAAGAGGCTCATTGGAAAAGAGATAAAAATTTAAGAGATATTTTGGTACATTTATACGAGTGGCATAGACTTACTATACTTTGGATCTATTCCAATCAACAAGGAGTGCAAACAGAGTTTTTACCCAAACCATATACATGGAAAACATATGGTGTTATGAATGAGGAGTTTTTCAAAAAACATCAAAAAACTTCGCTCAATGAAGCAAAAGATATGCTAAAGAAAAGTCATGAGGAGATTATGGAGATAATTAGCAAATTTAGCAATGAAGAGCTTTTTAGTAAAAATGTATTTGTTTGGACTAAAACTACGACTTTAGGGAGTTATTTAATCTCCTCAAGTTCAAGCCACTATGAGTGGGCTTTAAAAAAACTAAAAGCACATAGAAAAAAGGTTGAAAAATTATAA
- the rlmN gene encoding 23S rRNA (adenine(2503)-C(2))-methyltransferase RlmN, translating to MQNLLDYTKKELEEFIKPNFRAKQIYEWVYKKNAKSFDDMLNLPKTLREDLNEKFYIDPLKKIKSEKSSDGSIKYLFELKDGKTIETVWLPMKDEIYDEDGNLLRHSRYTVCVSSQVGCKIGCTFCLTAKGGFVRNLTPGEIVAQVHYAKKDNNIPYERRVNIVYMGMGEPLNNLENVKKAIEIFTDNDGLAIAPRRQTISTSGLSSQIKKLGEMDLGVLLAISLHAVNDELREKLMPINRAYNIASIMDAVRNFPIDMRKKVMFEYLMMDNLNDSIKDAKTLVKLLHGIKAKVNLIYFNPHEGSEYKRPSMENMENFQSYLRDHGITCTIRESKGLDISAACGQLKERAKISDR from the coding sequence TTGCAAAATTTACTTGATTATACAAAAAAAGAGCTGGAAGAATTTATAAAACCAAATTTTAGAGCGAAACAAATTTATGAATGGGTTTATAAAAAAAATGCTAAAAGTTTTGATGATATGCTAAATTTGCCAAAAACTTTAAGAGAAGATTTAAACGAAAAATTTTATATAGACCCCTTAAAGAAAATAAAATCAGAAAAAAGCAGTGATGGAAGTATAAAATATCTGTTTGAATTAAAAGATGGAAAAACAATTGAAACAGTTTGGCTTCCTATGAAAGATGAAATTTATGATGAAGATGGAAATTTATTAAGACATAGTAGATATACCGTTTGTGTTAGCTCCCAAGTTGGCTGTAAAATCGGCTGCACTTTTTGCCTAACAGCAAAAGGTGGTTTTGTTAGAAACTTAACTCCGGGCGAAATTGTTGCACAGGTTCACTACGCAAAAAAGGATAATAACATACCATATGAGCGAAGAGTAAATATAGTCTATATGGGTATGGGAGAGCCATTAAATAATCTTGAAAATGTAAAAAAAGCTATAGAGATATTTACTGACAATGACGGACTAGCAATAGCTCCAAGACGCCAAACTATTTCAACAAGTGGTCTTAGTTCACAGATTAAAAAACTAGGAGAAATGGATTTAGGAGTTTTACTTGCCATATCTTTGCATGCTGTAAATGATGAGCTTAGGGAAAAACTTATGCCTATAAATAGAGCCTACAACATAGCTTCTATAATGGACGCTGTTAGAAATTTTCCAATTGATATGCGAAAAAAAGTTATGTTTGAGTATCTAATGATGGATAATTTAAATGATAGCATTAAAGATGCAAAAACTTTAGTAAAGCTACTGCACGGAATAAAAGCAAAGGTAAATTTGATCTATTTTAATCCCCATGAAGGCAGTGAATATAAACGCCCTAGCATGGAGAATATGGAAAATTTCCAATCGTATTTAAGAGATCACGGAATAACTTGCACTATAAGAGAGTCAAAAGGTTTAGATATAAGTGCGGCTTGTGGGCAGCTTAAAGAGAGAGCAAAGATAAGCGATAGATAA
- the hisF gene encoding imidazole glycerol phosphate synthase subunit HisF encodes METFTRRIIPCLDVNNGRVVKGINFVNLIDAGDPVEVAKRYNEEGADELCFLDITATHEKRKTIVNMVERVAKELFIPLTVGGGIKTIDDISALLDVGCDKISVNSSAVQNPNLIDEAAKKFGSQCIVVAIDIKKIGDNYDVFVSGGRTNTNKKALVWAKEVESRGCGEILLTSMDKDGTKSGYDLEITNKLSTNLNIPVIASGGAGSMEDMKDAFLYGADAVLAASVFHFGEIKINELKKYLLENGINVRL; translated from the coding sequence ATGGAAACTTTTACAAGAAGAATTATACCTTGTCTAGATGTAAATAATGGAAGAGTTGTAAAAGGAATAAATTTTGTCAATTTAATAGACGCTGGAGATCCAGTAGAGGTTGCTAAAAGATATAATGAAGAAGGTGCTGATGAGCTATGTTTTTTAGATATAACTGCAACTCATGAAAAAAGAAAAACTATTGTTAATATGGTAGAAAGAGTCGCAAAAGAGCTTTTTATACCACTAACAGTTGGTGGAGGCATAAAAACAATTGATGATATTTCTGCCTTGCTTGATGTTGGCTGTGATAAGATTAGTGTAAACTCATCGGCTGTGCAAAACCCTAATTTGATAGACGAAGCTGCTAAGAAATTTGGATCTCAATGTATAGTTGTTGCCATTGATATTAAAAAAATAGGTGATAATTATGATGTGTTTGTTAGTGGAGGAAGAACTAATACTAACAAAAAAGCACTTGTTTGGGCTAAAGAGGTCGAGAGCCGAGGATGTGGTGAGATATTACTAACATCAATGGATAAAGATGGAACAAAAAGTGGGTATGATTTAGAGATTACAAACAAACTAAGCACCAATTTAAACATACCTGTTATTGCTAGTGGTGGTGCAGGTTCTATGGAAGATATGAAAGATGCCTTTTTGTATGGTGCTGATGCTGTTCTTGCTGCTTCTGTTTTTCACTTTGGCGAAATTAAGATAAACGAACTAAAAAAATACCTGCTTGAAAATGGTATTAATGTTAGATTATAA
- the rsmA gene encoding 16S rRNA (adenine(1518)-N(6)/adenine(1519)-N(6))-dimethyltransferase RsmA, whose protein sequence is MIKAKKQFGQNFLKDKHILEKIIQAIPNDVDSVVEIGAGLGDLTKELLKISKVKSYEIDVELYSILKDKFYTEIQDNRLELELGDVLEVWQRKNLSDKKYFLVANLPYYIATRIILNAIDDYMCSGLIVMIQKEVAEKFSAVSSKKEFSPLTILANLQGSCELLFDVPPECFEPSPKVNSSVIRLIKTKRLEILFKTELEYSEFQSFLKTAFMQPRKTLLKNLSSKFDKSSIMEFLSENSLETNIRAHQLNTALFINIFKFLKAKNDGRENSKETRVC, encoded by the coding sequence ATGATAAAGGCAAAAAAACAGTTTGGTCAAAATTTTTTAAAAGACAAACATATATTAGAAAAAATCATCCAAGCGATTCCCAATGACGTTGATAGTGTGGTTGAAATTGGGGCTGGCTTAGGTGATTTAACTAAGGAATTATTAAAAATTTCAAAAGTTAAAAGTTATGAAATTGATGTAGAGCTTTATTCTATTTTAAAAGATAAATTTTATACAGAGATACAAGATAATAGACTGGAATTAGAGTTAGGTGATGTGCTTGAAGTATGGCAAAGAAAAAATTTAAGCGATAAAAAATACTTTTTAGTTGCCAACTTGCCATATTACATAGCCACTAGAATCATTTTAAATGCGATAGATGATTACATGTGTAGTGGCTTGATAGTTATGATACAAAAAGAGGTTGCTGAGAAATTCTCAGCAGTTAGTAGCAAAAAGGAATTTAGCCCACTAACTATATTGGCAAATTTACAAGGTAGCTGTGAGCTACTTTTTGATGTTCCTCCTGAGTGCTTTGAACCATCTCCTAAGGTTAATTCTTCTGTTATTAGGTTGATTAAAACTAAAAGATTAGAAATTTTGTTTAAAACTGAGCTAGAATATAGCGAGTTTCAAAGTTTTTTAAAAACTGCTTTTATGCAACCAAGAAAAACTCTTTTAAAAAATTTATCTTCAAAATTTGACAAAAGCTCAATAATGGAGTTTTTATCTGAAAATAGTTTAGAAACAAACATAAGAGCCCATCAATTAAATACCGCCTTATTTATAAATATATTTAAATTTTTAAAGGCAAAAAACGATGGAAGAGAAAATTCAAAAGAAACAAGAGTCTGTTAA
- a CDS encoding ribonuclease J, producing the protein MEEKIQKKQESVKKIGDNIGGKEEPHRRARRKQNLQKEATANNPANTKNQKNKSASNGKSGNKRKRSNVLKTLVGNEPWQKAIEKSIVDNKLVHERRLHPLSLQKANNEKIKVTPLGGLGEIGGNMTVFETENSAIIVDVGMSFPNESMLGVDILIPDFDYIRKIKDKIDGIIITHAHEDHIGAMPYFFKEFKYPIYATPLPLGMISNKFEEHGLKAERSFFRPIEKRKIYKIGDFEVEWIHITHSIIDASSLAITTKAGTIIHTGDFKIDHSPIDGYPSDLGRFAYYGEKGVLLLMSDSTNSHREGITKSESSVGKTFDNIFSHAKGRVIMSTFSSNIHRVYQAVDHGLKHGRKVCVIGRSMERNLYTAMELGYIDLKKEIFIDANEVGKYPDNKVLIVTTGSQGETMSALYRMATDEHKYIKIKPTDQIIISAKAIPGNEASVSKVLNFLLKSGAKVAYQDFSEIHVSGHAAQEEQKLMLSLTKPKFFLPIHGEYNHIAKHKETAISCGIDERNIYLMSDGDQMEVSNSYLKRVKTVRTGKVYIDNQVNKQIADDIVKHRQNLADAGVVMIIAQIDSNDKHLIKTRVVSYGIVAQNEQQTLTKEMEAILMQFLANLKTELLKDPRALESQIRQAVRKHIFRRLKKYPTIVPVIYLM; encoded by the coding sequence ATGGAAGAGAAAATTCAAAAGAAACAAGAGTCTGTTAAGAAAATAGGCGATAACATAGGTGGTAAAGAAGAGCCACACAGAAGAGCAAGACGAAAGCAAAATTTACAAAAAGAGGCTACTGCTAACAATCCTGCTAACACAAAAAATCAAAAAAATAAATCAGCTAGCAATGGAAAAAGTGGCAATAAACGCAAAAGATCTAATGTTCTAAAAACACTAGTGGGCAATGAGCCATGGCAAAAGGCTATAGAAAAATCAATAGTAGATAATAAGCTAGTTCATGAAAGAAGACTTCATCCACTAAGTTTACAAAAAGCTAACAATGAGAAGATAAAAGTAACTCCACTTGGTGGACTTGGTGAAATAGGTGGCAATATGACTGTTTTTGAAACAGAAAATAGTGCTATTATCGTTGATGTTGGTATGAGTTTTCCAAATGAAAGCATGCTCGGAGTTGACATTTTAATACCTGATTTTGACTATATAAGAAAGATAAAAGATAAGATTGATGGTATAATCATAACTCACGCACATGAGGATCACATAGGTGCTATGCCGTACTTTTTTAAAGAATTCAAATATCCAATATATGCAACACCATTGCCTCTTGGAATGATTTCAAATAAATTTGAAGAGCATGGACTTAAAGCAGAGAGAAGTTTTTTTAGACCGATTGAAAAAAGAAAAATTTATAAAATAGGTGATTTTGAAGTAGAATGGATACATATAACTCACTCTATAATTGATGCTAGCTCCCTTGCTATAACAACAAAAGCTGGAACTATCATCCATACAGGGGATTTTAAGATTGATCATAGTCCTATTGATGGATATCCAAGTGATTTAGGAAGATTTGCATATTACGGAGAAAAAGGTGTTTTGCTTTTAATGAGTGATAGTACAAATTCTCATAGAGAAGGCATAACTAAAAGTGAAAGTAGTGTTGGTAAGACATTTGATAATATCTTTTCACATGCAAAAGGTAGAGTTATAATGAGTACTTTTAGCTCTAATATCCATAGAGTTTATCAAGCAGTAGATCATGGATTAAAGCATGGCAGAAAAGTCTGTGTTATTGGAAGATCTATGGAAAGAAATTTATATACTGCTATGGAGCTTGGGTATATAGATCTCAAAAAAGAGATATTTATAGATGCAAATGAAGTTGGTAAATACCCAGATAATAAAGTTTTAATAGTCACAACAGGCTCTCAAGGAGAAACCATGAGTGCACTTTATAGAATGGCAACTGATGAGCATAAATATATTAAAATTAAGCCAACTGATCAAATTATAATATCTGCAAAAGCAATTCCTGGAAATGAAGCAAGTGTTTCAAAGGTTTTAAATTTCTTACTTAAAAGTGGTGCAAAGGTTGCATATCAAGACTTTAGTGAGATTCATGTAAGCGGACATGCTGCACAAGAAGAACAAAAACTAATGCTTAGCCTGACAAAACCAAAGTTTTTTTTGCCAATTCATGGAGAGTATAATCATATAGCAAAGCATAAAGAGACAGCTATCTCATGCGGTATCGATGAAAGAAATATATATCTTATGAGCGATGGTGATCAAATGGAGGTTTCAAATAGTTATTTAAAAAGGGTAAAAACTGTTAGAACCGGAAAAGTTTATATAGATAATCAAGTAAATAAACAGATTGCGGATGATATCGTTAAACATCGTCAAAATCTAGCTGATGCTGGTGTTGTGATGATAATAGCTCAAATAGATAGTAACGATAAACACTTAATAAAAACAAGAGTTGTTAGTTATGGTATAGTTGCTCAAAATGAACAACAAACACTAACAAAAGAGATGGAAGCTATTTTAATGCAGTTCTTAGCCAACCTAAAAACTGAACTTCTAAAAGATCCAAGGGCTTTAGAGAGTCAAATAAGACAAGCAGTTAGAAAACATATCTTTAGAAGACTTAAAAAGTATCCAACAATTGTTCCAGTTATATACCTAATGTAG
- a CDS encoding KpsF/GutQ family sugar-phosphate isomerase, whose product MSEILNVAKEVLKIEGEEILRQIDLLDDRFENALNILFNSTGRVVVTGVGKSGHIGAKMAATFASTGTPSFFMHPTEALHGDLGMVKKEDIILAISFSGESDELIKIMPHLKRYGVKIISMTSSSESSLAKFSDEVILLNIIKEACHIGAAPTTSTTLTLALGDALAVCLMKMKNFKVEDFANFHPGGSLGRRLYLKAKDVMRTSDLPILNDDTTLKNAIDVMTHGKLGTVLLTNKKGELVAILSDGDLRRALMNDGFDIEDSAIKYATKNPKTINNIEILASKALEIIESYKIQLIAVVDKKNIPIGTLHIHDLTNLGL is encoded by the coding sequence GTGAGTGAAATTTTAAATGTAGCCAAAGAGGTTTTGAAAATAGAAGGAGAGGAGATTTTAAGGCAGATCGATCTACTTGACGATAGATTTGAAAATGCTTTAAATATCCTTTTTAACTCCACAGGTAGGGTTGTGGTAACTGGAGTTGGTAAAAGTGGACATATAGGTGCAAAGATGGCAGCCACTTTTGCAAGTACTGGAACGCCCAGCTTTTTTATGCACCCAACTGAGGCCTTACATGGCGATTTGGGTATGGTAAAAAAAGAAGATATTATATTAGCGATTAGCTTTAGTGGCGAAAGTGATGAGCTTATAAAAATAATGCCACATTTAAAAAGATATGGTGTTAAGATTATCTCAATGACAAGTAGCTCGGAGAGTTCTCTTGCTAAATTTTCAGATGAAGTAATTCTTTTAAATATAATAAAAGAGGCATGCCACATAGGTGCAGCACCAACAACATCCACAACTTTAACCCTTGCATTAGGCGATGCTTTGGCAGTTTGTTTGATGAAAATGAAAAATTTTAAAGTTGAAGATTTTGCAAATTTCCATCCGGGTGGAAGCTTGGGAAGAAGGCTTTATCTAAAAGCTAAAGATGTTATGAGAACATCTGATTTGCCTATATTAAACGATGATACAACATTAAAAAATGCAATAGATGTTATGACACACGGAAAACTTGGAACTGTTTTACTAACAAACAAAAAAGGTGAGTTAGTAGCTATACTGAGCGATGGAGATCTAAGAAGAGCTTTGATGAATGATGGGTTTGATATAGAAGATAGTGCTATAAAATATGCAACCAAAAACCCAAAAACTATTAATAATATCGAAATTTTAGCCTCAAAAGCATTAGAGATTATAGAGAGTTATAAAATTCAACTTATCGCGGTAGTTGATAAAAAAAATATTCCCATAGGTACACTACATATACACGATTTAACAAATTTAGGATTATAA
- a CDS encoding pseudouridine synthase yields the protein MRINKFISHNTGYSRREADELIKDGKVSVNGKVITDFCEVTHEDKVRINGRFIKLKKEFSVIVYHKQKGELVTKKDDRGRKTIYDSLPNGFRKFVSIGRLDFASEGLLLLTDAPAIATALMQSDIERVYYLKVKGLVGDEVVKAMQEGFFAADATKGAHEKTTIKSMEFKPFLVYSVLGSSGGYTKLKVMISEGQNRELRRFFGYFDLEVVDLKRVSFGRVDLGMLKPGKWRYLTNSEYDDLRNFMETNNVRY from the coding sequence ATTAGGATAAATAAGTTTATCTCACATAATACTGGGTATTCAAGAAGAGAAGCTGACGAGCTTATAAAAGATGGAAAGGTTAGCGTAAATGGAAAAGTTATAACTGATTTTTGTGAAGTTACTCATGAGGATAAAGTTCGAATTAATGGTCGTTTCATAAAGCTTAAAAAAGAATTTAGTGTTATAGTTTATCACAAACAAAAAGGCGAGTTAGTAACAAAAAAAGATGATAGAGGTCGTAAAACTATATATGACTCTTTACCTAATGGGTTTAGGAAATTTGTAAGCATAGGAAGACTTGATTTTGCAAGCGAGGGACTACTTTTACTAACAGATGCACCGGCTATTGCAACTGCTTTAATGCAAAGTGATATTGAAAGAGTTTACTATCTAAAAGTAAAAGGATTGGTTGGTGATGAGGTTGTAAAAGCTATGCAAGAAGGTTTTTTTGCAGCCGATGCTACAAAGGGGGCTCACGAAAAAACTACGATTAAATCTATGGAATTTAAACCATTTTTAGTATATTCTGTACTTGGTTCAAGTGGCGGATATACAAAACTTAAAGTTATGATAAGTGAAGGTCAAAACAGAGAACTTAGACGATTTTTTGGCTATTTTGATTTAGAGGTTGTGGATCTAAAAAGAGTTAGCTTTGGACGGGTTGATTTAGGGATGTTAAAACCTGGTAAATGGAGATACCTAACAAATTCAGAATACGATGACCTAAGAAATTTTATGGAAACAAATAATGTAAGATATTAA